AACAACTAGGGAAGCCAACTCTGAATTGCTCATACACTAATGATACACTATGACGGCGGGAAAAGCCAGATCCAAATTTTGCAGCCAGTTGGAGCCAGATATTGGTGGAACTTTGACGGAACCCTGGAGTAGGAGGGAGTTGGCATTGACAAGCAGGTGTCGCTTGTCTAAAATGGTTTGTGGTGTCGCCGTGACGTCCCGGGATTAAGCCTTGTCAGTTGTTTGACGCGAGCGATAGTTTGATGCGGATGCGCGGCAAGTGAGGTGCGGCATAGTGGAATGGCATGAACAATACCTGATTACGTTCATAGAGGCCTTCGCCATGTGTTATATATTGACGCCCATCGTGAGGAGCGTGGCTCTACGTTTGGGTTTTGTGGATAAGCCTGGTGGCAGGCATATTCACAAGATACCGATACCGCTTCTCGGGGGCGTCGCCATCTATCTCGCTTTTATCCTGACATCCCTGCACCGGGTGACCATGGATAGCGACCTGCTCGGGCTGCTTGTTGGGTCAACCGTGATCGTGGTGGTCGGCATCATCGATGATATTATGGAGCTCCCGGCGAAGCTCAAATTCCTAGGGCAGATAATCGCCGCGGTCATTGTCGTGCTCTATGGCATCCGGATAGAATTTGTGACGAACCCCTTTGGGGGGATGATTTACCTCGGGGCCTGGAGCATCCCTGTTACTATTCTATGGATCGTCAGTATCACGAATGTCATAAACTTCGTAGATGGCCTCGATGGGCTCGCCGCGGGGGTATCATCCATTGCCGCCTTTTCCCTTTTTGTGGTGGCGGCCGAGAAGGGGCAGGCGGCGATCGCGCTCCTGACCATCGCCCTGGCCGCGAGCGGCGTGGGGTTTCTCCGCTATAATTTCAACCCGGCGCGCATATTCATGGGCGATACAGGGGCAATGTTCCTGGGGTTCAGCCTCGCCACGATATCCGTGATTGGTGCCCTGAAAGGCGCCACGACTATAGCACTCGCCATCCCGGTGCTCGCCCTGGGCCTGCCGATACTTGATACCGCCTTCGCCATAGTGCGCAGGGTCGAGAATGGCCAGCCTTTTTATGTCGCGGACAAGGGGCACATCCATCACAGGTTGCTGGCGCTCGGGCTGACGCAGAGGCAGGCAGTCCTTTTGATATACTTTATCACATCGCTCCTTGGCGTGAGCGCCGTTATTGTTGCACAGCTGGGCATCCTTTTTGGGTATACGGCCGTTGTGTTGATAATAGCCCTGCTTGCATTCGGCGTGAAGCGGGCGGGCATCGTGGACACTGGCTCGCACAAGGGTATGCATAAGATCATGCAAAAGGGGGGGCCTCCTGCGGTGTCGATGTAAATCCGAGAGATTGCCAAATCAGGCTCTGAGGTCGTTTAAAGCTTAGGGTTTAGGGTTTAAGGTCGCTTGCTGAAGGTCTGATGGAAGGGTATTGGGTTATTGAAAGTCATGGTGATTGCGGTTAATGCAGAGAATCAAGATAGTGGCAATATTCGGCACAAGGCCCGAGGCCATAAAGATGGCACCGCTGATCAAGGAACTGGAGCGGCACGATGATGTTTTAGAGACGATCGTTGCTGTGACTGCCCAACATAGGGCCATGCTTGATCAAGTGCTTAATTTATTTAATATAGTGCCCAAATATGACCTGGGGATCATGCGGGAGGGACAATCCCTATCCGACGTAATAACCCGGAGCGTTCTGGGGCTCGAGGGCCCGCTAACTCGCGAAAGGCCGGATATGACCCTCGTTCACGGGGATACGGCAACCACATTCGGCGGCGCCCTCATTTCTTTTTATCATAGGATCCCGGTGGGCCATGTGGAGGCAGGCCTCAGGACTCGAGATAAGTATAATCCATTCCCGGAGGAGATGAACCGGCGGCTCACGGGCGTCGTCGCCGACCTGCACTTCGCCCCGACCAGAAATCACAAGGCCAACCTCCTCGCAGAGAAGGTCGAGGAGGAACGCATCTTTGTTACGGGCAACACTGTAATTGATGCCCTGCTTGACGTGGCCAAGCGCGATGCGGAGCCGCCAGGCATGGAGCGCTCCATCTCCAGCCTCCTTGCCGCTGTTGGCGCCGGAGCCAGGCGCATCCTGCTGGTTACCGCCCATCGCCGCGAAAACCTCGGGGGGCCAATGGAGGATATCTGTCTTGCCCTCCGCGATATCCTGAGAAGTCATGGGGATGTCGAGATAGTGTTCCCCGTCCACAAGAATCCTGCGGTGCGCCGCACGGTGTTCGAGATTCTGGGGGGTGAGGAGCGAGCCAACCTCATCGAGCCGGTGGATTACTGGACCATGGTTTACTTAATGAAGCATAGCTATTTCATATTGACTGATTCCGGGGGGCTCCAGGAGGAGGCACCATCTCTGGGGAAGCCCGTGCTCGTGCTGAGGGAGGTTACGGAGCGGCCCGAAGGGGTGGAGGCCGGGACGCTCCGGGTTGTCGGGACCCAGAGGGAGCGTGTGGTTGCCGAGGCAAGGCGCCTCCTCGATGATCCTGCAAGCTACGCCAGGATGGCTGGTGCTGTAAACCCGTACGGGGATGGGAGGGCGTCCGCCCGGATAGTCCAGGCTATCCTCTATTATTTTGGTATTTCCAGGACGCGCCCGGAGCCGTGGGAGCCGGAGGCGGTGGTTCAGACTTGATAAGGCTTCTGGTC
The genomic region above belongs to Bacillota bacterium and contains:
- a CDS encoding undecaprenyl/decaprenyl-phosphate alpha-N-acetylglucosaminyl 1-phosphate transferase, with amino-acid sequence MCYILTPIVRSVALRLGFVDKPGGRHIHKIPIPLLGGVAIYLAFILTSLHRVTMDSDLLGLLVGSTVIVVVGIIDDIMELPAKLKFLGQIIAAVIVVLYGIRIEFVTNPFGGMIYLGAWSIPVTILWIVSITNVINFVDGLDGLAAGVSSIAAFSLFVVAAEKGQAAIALLTIALAASGVGFLRYNFNPARIFMGDTGAMFLGFSLATISVIGALKGATTIALAIPVLALGLPILDTAFAIVRRVENGQPFYVADKGHIHHRLLALGLTQRQAVLLIYFITSLLGVSAVIVAQLGILFGYTAVVLIIALLAFGVKRAGIVDTGSHKGMHKIMQKGGPPAVSM
- the wecB gene encoding UDP-N-acetylglucosamine 2-epimerase (non-hydrolyzing) encodes the protein MQRIKIVAIFGTRPEAIKMAPLIKELERHDDVLETIVAVTAQHRAMLDQVLNLFNIVPKYDLGIMREGQSLSDVITRSVLGLEGPLTRERPDMTLVHGDTATTFGGALISFYHRIPVGHVEAGLRTRDKYNPFPEEMNRRLTGVVADLHFAPTRNHKANLLAEKVEEERIFVTGNTVIDALLDVAKRDAEPPGMERSISSLLAAVGAGARRILLVTAHRRENLGGPMEDICLALRDILRSHGDVEIVFPVHKNPAVRRTVFEILGGEERANLIEPVDYWTMVYLMKHSYFILTDSGGLQEEAPSLGKPVLVLREVTERPEGVEAGTLRVVGTQRERVVAEARRLLDDPASYARMAGAVNPYGDGRASARIVQAILYYFGISRTRPEPWEPEAVVQT